In Nitrospira sp., a genomic segment contains:
- a CDS encoding cupin domain-containing protein: MARSVRPKDAPKAEVHVGDIVRRLRKSRHFSVRMLADKCGFSPSFISQVELRQASPSIASTERIASALGVTLGEFFRTAEPIMPAIIRSNARPVVQSQWSRARIETLGPFNKDSRFEPMVITIQPGGASGHKPYAREAEQLAMVLQGTLELTLEEEVHLLKRGDAVGIPAGSRHCWRNASRKPAQMLLVTAHRSH, translated from the coding sequence ATGGCTCGATCAGTCCGCCCCAAAGATGCGCCGAAGGCAGAGGTCCATGTCGGGGACATCGTTCGGCGATTGCGAAAGTCCCGCCATTTCTCCGTACGCATGCTCGCCGACAAGTGCGGGTTCTCCCCCAGCTTCATCTCTCAGGTCGAATTACGTCAGGCCTCTCCTTCGATTGCGTCCACCGAACGGATCGCGTCTGCACTCGGCGTGACCCTGGGGGAATTCTTTCGCACGGCGGAGCCCATCATGCCTGCCATCATTCGGTCCAACGCCCGCCCCGTGGTGCAGAGCCAATGGTCTCGCGCAAGAATTGAAACCCTCGGCCCCTTCAACAAAGACAGCCGGTTCGAGCCCATGGTCATTACCATCCAGCCGGGCGGCGCGAGCGGCCACAAACCTTACGCGCGGGAGGCCGAGCAGTTGGCCATGGTACTTCAAGGCACACTCGAACTGACCCTGGAGGAAGAGGTGCACCTGCTGAAGCGGGGGGATGCAGTCGGAATCCCGGCCGGGAGCCGTCATTGCTGGCGGAACGCCAGCCGGAAACCTGCGCAGATGCTGCTCGTCACCGCACACCGGTCCCACTGA
- a CDS encoding DUF3365 domain-containing protein has product MSRNGLWIVAAGVAGFVAAVTYWVIALAVAESRKADMVAPERVTSFIHAVIDANRANYTQNVVDKLHTQGVVEALEHWKEEKGLPLPAQFLLESGRLVAQKDMKLSFRLASLTPIYVWNGPNSEFERRGLEVVMKSPEKPFTGFYNQGGVRYFQGIYADRAVSESCVACHNDHANSPRRDYKLNDIMGGVIVTIPISEAS; this is encoded by the coding sequence ATGAGTCGAAACGGATTGTGGATTGTCGCAGCTGGCGTGGCCGGATTCGTCGCGGCCGTGACCTACTGGGTCATCGCCTTGGCGGTCGCCGAATCACGAAAAGCCGATATGGTGGCACCCGAACGTGTCACCAGCTTCATCCACGCCGTGATCGATGCCAATCGCGCCAACTACACCCAAAACGTCGTTGATAAACTGCACACGCAAGGCGTGGTCGAGGCGCTCGAACATTGGAAGGAAGAGAAGGGCCTTCCCCTGCCTGCCCAATTCCTCCTCGAATCGGGGCGGCTCGTGGCACAGAAGGATATGAAGCTTAGCTTCCGACTGGCCAGTCTCACGCCCATTTATGTGTGGAACGGACCGAACAGCGAGTTCGAACGGCGGGGCCTGGAGGTGGTGATGAAGTCGCCGGAAAAACCGTTCACGGGATTCTACAACCAGGGCGGCGTACGTTATTTTCAAGGGATCTACGCCGACCGGGCGGTGTCGGAAAGTTGCGTCGCCTGTCACAACGATCACGCCAATAGCCCACGCCGCGACTATAAGCTCAACGACATCATGGGCGGCGTCATCGTCACCATTCCGATCAGCGAGGCGTCATGA
- a CDS encoding amidohydrolase family protein, which translates to MTIAIRQIRILDGLGGRIEQGTLLINGPRILAAGPDRTIRIPKGVQRIDGRGLTVLPGLIDCHVHFCLGAEADVVAAVEGESSSVTLLKAAELARRTLQAGFTTVRDVGFRDHAVFALKRAIATGLTPGPRILAAGLAICMPGGHARFIGREADGVAAVRTAVQDQLDAGAEVIKVIASGGVLTPGTSPDDAQMTVEELQAAVEVAAAAGRHVAAHAHGATGMKNALRAGVHSIEHATLMDEEAAGMMSRQGVYMVPTLSALATTAACPSGCGIPDSARSKAKNMVKQHEKSFRAAVRRGVPIALGTDAGTPFNYHGDNAQELERMVALGMTPMDAIMTSTSAAARLLRLSEEIGSIEAGKQADLLFVEGNPLRRIDLLQKQERIVGVMQGGRFVAGPLSRM; encoded by the coding sequence ATGACCATTGCGATCCGGCAGATTCGAATTCTGGATGGCCTCGGTGGACGGATTGAACAGGGCACACTTCTCATCAACGGCCCGCGCATCCTGGCGGCCGGCCCAGACCGCACCATCCGCATTCCCAAGGGAGTGCAACGCATCGATGGCCGCGGTCTCACCGTCCTCCCGGGGCTCATCGATTGCCATGTCCACTTTTGCCTTGGCGCGGAAGCCGATGTGGTTGCGGCCGTGGAGGGAGAGTCTTCATCGGTCACGCTGCTCAAGGCGGCCGAGTTGGCGCGCCGTACCCTACAGGCCGGATTTACGACCGTGCGCGATGTAGGCTTCCGTGACCATGCCGTGTTTGCGCTCAAACGAGCCATTGCCACGGGCCTGACGCCGGGACCACGCATCCTGGCCGCCGGTCTGGCCATCTGCATGCCGGGCGGACACGCGCGGTTCATTGGACGCGAGGCCGACGGAGTGGCCGCGGTCCGAACCGCCGTGCAGGATCAACTCGATGCCGGGGCGGAAGTCATCAAGGTAATCGCCTCCGGTGGCGTGCTGACACCCGGTACTTCACCGGACGATGCCCAGATGACCGTGGAAGAATTGCAGGCCGCTGTAGAAGTCGCCGCCGCAGCCGGGCGGCATGTCGCCGCCCATGCCCACGGCGCCACGGGGATGAAAAACGCGCTGCGGGCCGGTGTGCATTCAATCGAACATGCCACGCTAATGGACGAAGAAGCCGCGGGAATGATGAGCCGGCAGGGCGTATATATGGTACCGACATTGTCGGCACTCGCGACGACCGCCGCCTGCCCGAGCGGCTGTGGCATTCCGGACAGCGCTCGCTCCAAAGCGAAGAATATGGTGAAACAGCACGAGAAAAGTTTCCGCGCCGCGGTGCGGCGTGGGGTCCCGATCGCACTTGGCACCGATGCCGGCACGCCGTTCAACTATCACGGAGACAATGCGCAGGAACTAGAGCGCATGGTGGCCCTCGGCATGACACCGATGGACGCGATCATGACCAGCACGTCCGCCGCCGCACGATTGCTGCGCCTGTCCGAGGAGATCGGCAGCATCGAAGCGGGCAAGCAGGCGGATCTGCTGTTCGTGGAAGGGAATCCACTGAGAAGGATCGATCTGCTGCAGAAACAGGAACGGATCGTAGGCGTGATGCAAGGCGGACGTTTCGTGGCTGGTCCACTTTCACGAATGTGA
- a CDS encoding LamB/YcsF family protein → MRDTGSIDLNCDLGEAATPDQMEVEARLMTLVTSANIACGVHAGDAALMRHTVRMAHRHRLAIGAHPGLPDREFQGRREHPLSPSFVDELIHTQVSNLMDIGREEGVRLTHVKPHGALYNMAARDRVIADAIATAVARLDHRLIFVGLAGSELIAAGSAQGLRVAAEGFADRGYRADGSLVPREQDGASIHDEEAVLGRARSLATGGCITAIDGSVIHTHIHTLCLHADTPGAVRLAQALRTMFDEGGIAVTSLDHVV, encoded by the coding sequence ATGAGGGATACCGGCTCCATCGATCTGAATTGTGATCTGGGTGAAGCCGCGACTCCCGACCAGATGGAGGTGGAAGCCCGCCTGATGACCTTGGTCACTTCAGCCAACATCGCGTGCGGCGTCCATGCCGGCGATGCGGCTCTCATGCGCCACACCGTTCGCATGGCCCACCGGCACCGGTTGGCCATCGGCGCTCACCCCGGTCTGCCGGATCGGGAGTTCCAAGGCCGCCGTGAGCACCCGTTGTCTCCATCATTCGTGGATGAGCTGATCCACACCCAAGTCAGCAACCTCATGGACATCGGCCGAGAAGAAGGGGTCCGCCTTACGCATGTGAAACCGCACGGGGCTCTCTACAACATGGCAGCACGGGACCGAGTGATTGCGGATGCCATCGCCACCGCGGTGGCACGACTCGACCACCGATTGATCTTCGTCGGACTGGCGGGCTCCGAACTGATCGCCGCCGGATCGGCGCAGGGGCTCAGAGTCGCAGCCGAGGGGTTTGCCGATCGCGGGTATCGTGCCGACGGCAGCCTGGTGCCACGCGAGCAGGATGGGGCCAGCATCCATGATGAAGAGGCGGTGTTGGGGCGGGCGAGATCACTCGCAACCGGCGGCTGTATCACCGCCATCGATGGCTCCGTCATCCACACCCATATTCACACCCTCTGCCTCCACGCGGACACACCTGGCGCCGTCCGTTTGGCCCAGGCGTTGCGAACCATGTTCGACGAGGGCGGCATTGCCGTCACCAGCCTGGACCATGTCGTCTAA
- a CDS encoding alanine--glyoxylate aminotransferase family protein — protein sequence MSLPAQDHEFTPPYRLLLGPGPSMVHPRVLHAMAQPLVGHLDPVFLGLMNDIQARLRATFQTQNEFTIALSGTGSAGMEAVIANLIEPGDRALVGVNGVFGTRLATMIERQGGVPLRIDAHWGDIIPQESLRQQLTCSGPVKAVVLVHAETSTGARQPLEDVGALCREYGALLIVDAVTSLGGMPVEVDAWGIDACYSGTQKCLSCPPGLAPLTMSLRAMDAVRRRRTACQSWYLDLGLIADYWNDQSRAYHHTAPISMLYGLREALRLVQDEGRAARFARHQLNSAALLAGLETLGLTPLPSADHRLPMLNCVTLPDRLHDAAVRTQLLQEHGIEIGGGLGPLRGRVWRIGLMGESSRQAHVLTLLGALEQIFSQQGWPAQPGRAVQAAVDTYSSSQLATRRSA from the coding sequence ATGAGCCTGCCTGCACAGGATCACGAGTTCACTCCACCCTACCGCCTGCTCTTGGGACCCGGACCGAGCATGGTCCACCCTAGAGTGTTGCATGCGATGGCCCAGCCGCTGGTCGGCCATCTTGATCCGGTGTTTCTCGGCTTGATGAATGACATTCAGGCCCGGCTCCGCGCCACGTTCCAAACCCAGAATGAGTTCACCATTGCCTTGTCCGGTACCGGGTCGGCAGGCATGGAGGCCGTCATCGCCAACTTGATAGAACCGGGAGACCGGGCCCTCGTCGGCGTGAATGGTGTCTTCGGAACACGGCTCGCCACGATGATCGAGCGACAGGGCGGAGTGCCGTTGCGGATCGACGCGCACTGGGGAGACATCATTCCGCAGGAATCCTTGCGCCAACAACTCACCTGTTCCGGTCCGGTCAAGGCGGTCGTGCTGGTCCATGCAGAGACTTCTACCGGGGCCAGACAACCACTGGAAGACGTCGGGGCCCTGTGCCGCGAGTATGGAGCGCTCCTGATCGTCGATGCGGTCACATCACTGGGCGGCATGCCGGTCGAGGTGGACGCCTGGGGCATCGACGCCTGCTACAGCGGCACCCAGAAATGTCTCAGTTGCCCGCCCGGACTCGCCCCGCTGACGATGAGCCTGCGCGCCATGGACGCGGTTCGGCGAAGGCGCACGGCCTGCCAGAGCTGGTACCTGGACTTGGGCTTGATCGCCGACTATTGGAATGATCAGAGTCGCGCCTATCACCATACAGCTCCGATCTCAATGCTCTATGGCCTTCGAGAAGCGTTGCGCCTGGTGCAGGACGAGGGGCGCGCGGCACGGTTTGCACGCCACCAGCTCAATAGCGCGGCTCTGCTGGCAGGACTCGAGACCCTAGGGTTGACACCCCTCCCTTCTGCTGACCATCGACTCCCGATGCTGAATTGTGTCACTCTGCCGGACCGGCTTCATGACGCGGCAGTGAGGACACAACTCCTCCAGGAGCATGGCATCGAGATCGGAGGCGGGTTAGGGCCGCTGCGCGGGCGAGTCTGGCGCATCGGTCTCATGGGGGAATCCAGCCGGCAGGCTCATGTCTTGACGCTGCTGGGGGCCCTGGAACAGATCTTTAGTCAACAGGGGTGGCCGGCACAGCCCGGCCGCGCGGTGCAAGCGGCGGTCGACACCTACAGCAGTTCACAGCTGGCGACGAGGAGGAGTGCATGA
- a CDS encoding ATP-binding protein, whose translation MDQLDRSGDVLAQRRQHVMVGLAGLLACLFFVLDLQLPLGLANAVLYSAVVLLSSASQYRWLPIATAGACSVLTIVAAPFSPRVPGLPSWFEWVNHLFSQFGIWAPVLFVYQRRRTESLLKEINERLERGVEARTADLAASRVALERSEEQLHFLTGRILTAQEEERRRIARDLHDDVNQRLALLLLELQEVDRQIAGTSDDAHLGVRQVLKGLEELSDDVRYMAYRFHPSILDDLGLKAALQRLLDDFSSRTGVKILFVHQPLDHQLDKAASTALYRVVQESLSNIARHAKATRVEVEVTVEDEGVVVVVRDDGRGFDQLLVNKGEGGLGLLNMRERLLSVQGTCEIESLPGKGTTVSMYVPLVRVTI comes from the coding sequence ATGGATCAACTCGACCGATCAGGCGATGTCCTGGCGCAACGGCGACAGCATGTCATGGTCGGGTTAGCCGGCCTTCTCGCGTGCCTCTTTTTTGTGCTGGACCTTCAGTTGCCGCTGGGGCTTGCGAATGCGGTGCTGTATAGCGCCGTGGTGCTGTTGTCTTCAGCCAGCCAATACCGGTGGTTGCCGATCGCGACCGCCGGCGCCTGTTCGGTGCTGACGATCGTCGCCGCTCCGTTCAGCCCCCGTGTGCCTGGCCTTCCCTCCTGGTTTGAGTGGGTGAACCATCTGTTCAGCCAGTTCGGGATCTGGGCACCGGTACTGTTCGTGTATCAGCGGCGTCGCACGGAGTCGCTGTTGAAGGAAATCAATGAGCGGCTTGAGCGAGGCGTCGAAGCGCGGACCGCGGACCTCGCCGCCAGTCGTGTGGCGCTGGAGCGAAGCGAGGAACAGCTGCATTTCCTCACCGGCCGCATTCTCACCGCCCAGGAAGAGGAGCGCCGACGAATCGCCCGGGACTTGCACGACGATGTGAACCAGCGACTGGCTCTGTTGCTGCTGGAGTTGCAGGAGGTCGATCGCCAAATTGCAGGGACGTCGGACGATGCCCACCTCGGCGTTCGCCAGGTGTTGAAAGGGTTGGAAGAATTGTCCGACGATGTGCGGTATATGGCCTATCGGTTCCACCCGTCGATCCTGGACGATCTGGGTTTAAAGGCTGCCCTGCAGCGGCTGCTGGACGATTTTTCCAGCCGGACGGGCGTGAAAATTCTCTTTGTGCATCAGCCGCTGGATCACCAGCTGGATAAGGCGGCCTCAACGGCCTTGTACCGGGTGGTGCAGGAAAGTCTGTCCAATATCGCGCGACATGCGAAGGCCACGCGGGTAGAGGTGGAAGTCACGGTGGAAGACGAGGGGGTGGTGGTGGTGGTGCGTGATGATGGCCGGGGATTCGATCAGCTCCTGGTCAACAAGGGTGAAGGTGGGTTGGGCTTGCTGAACATGCGCGAGCGCCTCTTGTCGGTTCAGGGCACCTGTGAAATCGAGTCGCTTCCGGGAAAGGGGACCACTGTGTCGATGTATGTGCCGTTGGTCAGGGTGACCATATGA
- a CDS encoding DnaJ domain-containing protein, translated as MKLHKSRGIVAGTMPRIDYYRVLGLSRDISDEDIKKAYRKLVFEHHPDRNPHNSKAEEKIREINSAYEVLGDPERRRTYDRLHWGEEPKAETVDPAQILEEMEKKLFDEGRKEVFAVLMKMVPRIKSELAIIRERTVAHQGYDTFKEPIVAARGAEVVEEFVTPDMEQRKQRLLEVAVQMMLSQSVVARGDEGGIRALRGSLDDAFRKGRINGFAAALELLYERR; from the coding sequence GTGAAGCTACACAAGTCCCGTGGTATAGTCGCCGGTACGATGCCACGAATCGACTATTACCGAGTCCTCGGCCTGTCGCGCGACATATCCGATGAGGACATCAAGAAAGCCTATCGGAAGCTCGTCTTCGAGCACCATCCGGATCGCAATCCGCACAATAGCAAGGCCGAGGAGAAGATCCGGGAGATCAACTCCGCCTACGAAGTGCTCGGGGATCCGGAGCGCCGGCGCACCTACGATCGCCTCCATTGGGGCGAGGAGCCCAAAGCCGAGACCGTCGATCCCGCACAGATTCTCGAAGAAATGGAGAAGAAGCTCTTCGACGAGGGGCGGAAGGAAGTCTTCGCCGTCCTGATGAAGATGGTACCGCGGATCAAATCGGAGCTCGCGATCATTCGCGAGCGCACCGTGGCGCACCAGGGTTATGACACGTTCAAGGAGCCGATCGTCGCGGCGCGTGGCGCGGAAGTCGTCGAAGAGTTCGTCACACCGGACATGGAGCAGCGCAAACAGCGTCTGCTCGAAGTGGCGGTGCAGATGATGCTGTCACAGTCTGTGGTCGCACGCGGCGATGAGGGCGGGATCCGAGCCTTACGAGGTAGCCTAGATGACGCGTTTCGAAAAGGCCGGATCAACGGGTTTGCTGCCGCCCTGGAACTGCTCTACGAACGGAGATAG
- a CDS encoding biotin-dependent carboxyltransferase family protein, with the protein MSSNGSFIHVVRPGLFTTIQDLGRRGYQRFGVSVSGAMDPWALTVGNRLLGNHDNAAGLEITLQGPELFFEQRLYIAITGADLSPTSDGRAIPMWTVVAMPAGSRLQFGLRKQGTRAYVTVAGGIELPLVLGSRSTHVRSGLGGLEGRALRKSDRLVAGPAPSAATSGVGRMLAPASQPRYVASPTLRVIPGPQADDFIEEALHVLMTSPYCVTSESDRMGYRLEGRVLPHRGSADIISEAVTAGNIQVPSNGQPILLMADCQTTGGYAKLATMIGADRHLAAQVGPGDRLSFVVITEQEASTLFRSWHAELDRILPPQKT; encoded by the coding sequence ATGTCGTCTAACGGCTCCTTCATTCATGTAGTGCGCCCCGGCCTCTTCACGACGATTCAAGATCTGGGACGTCGCGGCTACCAGCGGTTCGGCGTGTCGGTGAGCGGCGCCATGGATCCCTGGGCGCTGACGGTCGGCAATCGTCTGCTTGGGAATCACGACAATGCCGCGGGTCTCGAGATCACCTTGCAGGGTCCTGAGCTGTTCTTCGAACAACGCCTTTACATCGCCATCACCGGAGCAGACCTCTCACCAACCAGCGACGGCCGAGCCATTCCCATGTGGACCGTCGTGGCTATGCCAGCAGGAAGTCGATTGCAGTTCGGCCTGCGCAAACAAGGCACGCGCGCGTATGTGACCGTGGCCGGCGGCATTGAATTGCCACTCGTGCTGGGAAGCCGATCGACACATGTTCGGAGTGGGCTGGGCGGACTTGAAGGGCGGGCGCTAAGGAAGTCAGATCGACTTGTGGCGGGACCTGCCCCAAGCGCGGCTACGTCTGGTGTAGGCCGCATGCTCGCGCCGGCGTCTCAGCCTCGATATGTCGCCTCCCCGACTCTGCGGGTAATCCCTGGGCCGCAAGCCGACGACTTTATCGAGGAAGCACTGCATGTGCTCATGACGAGTCCCTATTGCGTGACGTCGGAATCCGATCGCATGGGGTATCGTCTGGAAGGACGGGTCTTGCCACATCGCGGTTCAGCCGACATCATCTCCGAAGCCGTCACCGCCGGAAATATCCAAGTGCCCTCGAACGGCCAACCGATTCTCTTGATGGCGGACTGTCAAACGACTGGTGGGTATGCGAAACTGGCGACGATGATCGGCGCCGACCGCCATCTCGCCGCCCAGGTGGGACCGGGGGATCGCCTCTCGTTTGTGGTCATCACCGAGCAGGAGGCATCTACTCTCTTTCGGTCATGGCATGCAGAACTTGACCGGATACTGCCTCCGCAAAAAACTTGA
- a CDS encoding MFS transporter: MGWTNGVTRYQWLVLFVAWLGWVFDAMDATIYAIVLHPALQELLHIGAANGEVSAELIGWYGGLVFSIFLIGWAIGGIGFGVAADYFGRTKTLIATILLYAIFTGLAAFAQEWWHLAIARFLTALGVGGEWAAGAAIVAETWPEEKRAQAAGILQSAWAFGFFLAAGCNLLLNDSEWRVLFLVGILPAFVALLVRRWVKEPERWVQAHELEGRSARATILHLAELFQPTLRRDTLVGATLAFVAVFGVWGATNWAPTLIRGMPDLQGQDPALLSEKVSYAIMALNAGALFGYLGFGPLAERFGRLPVFGLMCLGSLILLPATYFVPHSYAEVLVLLPILGFFNNGIFSGFPIYLPELYPTRLRATGSGFCFNAGRVLASVAPFLTGWLVTVLGSFNSAASAIALIYVLGLAILPLATETRGRPLPE; the protein is encoded by the coding sequence GTGGGATGGACGAACGGCGTCACACGATACCAATGGCTGGTTCTATTCGTGGCATGGTTGGGCTGGGTCTTCGACGCAATGGATGCCACGATCTATGCGATCGTTCTCCATCCCGCGCTCCAGGAATTGCTTCACATCGGCGCGGCCAACGGCGAGGTCTCCGCCGAACTCATCGGATGGTACGGCGGCTTGGTCTTTTCCATTTTCCTGATCGGCTGGGCCATCGGCGGCATCGGCTTCGGCGTGGCCGCCGACTATTTCGGCCGCACCAAGACTTTGATTGCGACCATCCTGCTGTATGCGATCTTCACCGGCCTGGCCGCCTTCGCACAGGAATGGTGGCATCTGGCGATCGCCCGTTTTCTCACGGCACTCGGCGTCGGGGGAGAATGGGCGGCGGGAGCGGCCATTGTGGCCGAAACCTGGCCTGAGGAGAAACGCGCCCAAGCCGCCGGAATTTTACAGTCGGCCTGGGCCTTCGGCTTTTTCCTGGCGGCCGGGTGCAATCTGCTGCTGAACGATTCCGAATGGCGAGTGCTGTTCCTGGTCGGCATCCTGCCGGCATTTGTGGCGTTGCTCGTCCGTCGATGGGTCAAAGAACCGGAGCGGTGGGTGCAGGCACATGAATTGGAAGGACGCTCAGCCCGCGCCACTATCCTGCACCTGGCTGAATTGTTTCAACCGACCCTGCGCCGCGATACCCTCGTGGGCGCCACCCTGGCCTTCGTGGCCGTGTTCGGCGTATGGGGCGCGACCAATTGGGCCCCCACTCTCATTCGTGGCATGCCGGATCTGCAGGGTCAGGATCCCGCCCTTCTAAGTGAGAAGGTCAGCTATGCGATCATGGCGCTGAACGCCGGGGCGCTGTTCGGGTATCTAGGGTTCGGGCCGCTCGCGGAACGATTCGGGCGCCTTCCCGTCTTCGGCCTGATGTGTCTCGGCAGCCTTATCCTGTTGCCGGCCACCTATTTCGTTCCCCACAGCTATGCGGAGGTGTTGGTCTTGTTGCCGATCCTCGGATTTTTCAACAACGGCATCTTCAGTGGATTTCCGATCTATCTTCCGGAACTCTATCCCACACGCCTGCGCGCCACGGGGTCCGGCTTCTGTTTTAATGCAGGCCGTGTGCTGGCCTCGGTAGCGCCGTTTCTCACAGGCTGGCTCGTCACCGTGCTCGGTTCGTTCAACAGTGCCGCCAGTGCGATTGCATTGATCTACGTGCTGGGCTTGGCCATACTGCCCCTGGCGACAGAAACCCGGGGGAGACCGTTACCGGAGTGA
- a CDS encoding CPBP family intramembrane metalloprotease: MDAESSISPTVQPAASPAASLGAPPPPHAYNPGFSRAVTLLSAVVLSASIAVVAWLSFDVPRVERIADAERALSHMVGRLMDQAEGLKTLPVWEQVLYDFTMGSDANDREQALEWYRELAAESSDPFVDLHLAILEGESGHLPDITQHLARWSHQGEPYPSFARLLRAAYVDTKVSRAAGFELQAYLAEQPVTGWFYARLAGNIAERAGDRALLVTIDASSQQRVEALLWRARAFAWLELTLMAAGLLVLTVWLRQGKAAAMFRVGSAELPPLWAGRLGAGVLLRGGAVGALLTVAFLFAAGDWASLRVLAVPLSNLPLLALAYYHLLRPQRQTFWRGFGLSIQPRHLGQLALAVLAVVAAGLVGEWVLGRLAEPLKLISHWTEWFDADLVWGASPTLAVSLLEYVCFAPVFEELAFRGLLFGVFRRRFRFGVAAMLSAALFALAHGYGLIGFLSVFWSGLIWAWAYERTGSLWPGVLGHAVNNLLVCLSVMALLRS; encoded by the coding sequence GTGGACGCGGAATCATCAATCAGCCCGACTGTGCAGCCCGCGGCTTCACCGGCCGCCTCTCTCGGGGCTCCTCCTCCTCCTCATGCCTACAATCCCGGTTTTTCCCGGGCGGTCACCCTGTTGTCTGCCGTGGTGCTGTCTGCTTCGATTGCCGTGGTGGCCTGGCTGTCGTTCGATGTGCCGCGTGTCGAGCGGATAGCGGATGCCGAACGGGCCCTGAGCCATATGGTCGGCCGTCTGATGGATCAGGCCGAAGGACTCAAGACGTTGCCGGTGTGGGAACAGGTCCTCTACGACTTCACCATGGGGAGTGACGCGAACGATCGCGAGCAGGCGCTCGAATGGTATCGTGAACTGGCCGCAGAATCCTCCGATCCGTTCGTCGACTTGCACCTCGCGATTTTGGAAGGAGAGTCGGGGCATCTGCCGGACATCACACAGCACCTCGCGCGATGGAGTCATCAGGGAGAGCCGTATCCCTCGTTTGCCCGGTTGCTGCGGGCCGCCTATGTGGACACGAAGGTGTCGCGGGCGGCCGGATTTGAATTGCAAGCCTACCTGGCGGAGCAACCGGTGACTGGATGGTTCTATGCCCGGCTTGCCGGCAATATTGCCGAACGCGCCGGCGACCGTGCCTTACTCGTGACGATTGATGCCTCCTCGCAGCAACGGGTTGAGGCGTTGCTGTGGCGTGCACGAGCGTTTGCCTGGCTGGAGCTGACATTGATGGCTGCGGGGCTCTTGGTCTTGACGGTCTGGCTTCGTCAGGGGAAGGCCGCGGCCATGTTTCGCGTCGGGTCGGCCGAGCTCCCGCCTTTGTGGGCAGGCCGATTGGGCGCGGGCGTGCTGCTCCGTGGCGGAGCGGTCGGCGCGCTCCTGACCGTCGCCTTTTTGTTTGCCGCAGGGGATTGGGCCTCGCTGCGGGTGCTCGCCGTGCCCCTCTCGAATCTCCCGTTGTTGGCCTTGGCGTACTATCACTTGCTTCGTCCCCAACGGCAGACGTTCTGGCGAGGCTTCGGCCTCAGCATTCAACCGCGTCACCTGGGGCAGCTGGCGCTTGCGGTGTTGGCGGTTGTGGCGGCGGGTCTTGTCGGTGAGTGGGTATTGGGCCGGCTGGCGGAACCGCTCAAACTGATCAGCCATTGGACGGAATGGTTCGACGCAGACCTGGTGTGGGGGGCATCCCCCACGCTCGCGGTCAGCCTTCTGGAGTATGTGTGCTTCGCGCCGGTCTTCGAGGAATTAGCATTCCGGGGGTTGCTGTTCGGAGTGTTTCGCAGGCGTTTTCGCTTCGGGGTGGCGGCCATGCTCAGCGCCGCGTTGTTTGCGCTGGCCCATGGCTATGGGTTGATCGGTTTTCTCAGCGTGTTTTGGAGCGGGCTGATCTGGGCCTGGGCCTATGAACGGACTGGAAGCCTGTGGCCCGGGGTGCTTGGGCACGCCGTCAACAATCTGCTCGTGTGCCTGAGTGTGATGGCGCTGTTGCGGTCGTGA
- the pxpB gene encoding 5-oxoprolinase subunit PxpB, giving the protein MYSTPRIVPLSECALTVEFGDGITLRTNELVLAGSASIEQAALAGMVELVPTYRSVTVYFDPLRTDAATLSREIQAIITRRINAPSRPHTTHLIPVWYGGAAGPDLLDLAQQANLTQAEASRLHASVTYRVYMLGFSPGFPYLGTVPERIAAPRLPTPRRHVAAGSVGIAGTQTGIYPQTSPGGWRIIGRTPVHLFRLSRPKPFLLDPGDVVRFVPIDEDEFHRLFDEQP; this is encoded by the coding sequence GTGTATTCGACCCCGCGGATCGTTCCCTTGAGTGAATGTGCCCTCACCGTCGAGTTCGGAGACGGCATCACGCTTCGTACGAACGAACTGGTGCTCGCAGGGTCCGCCTCCATCGAACAGGCGGCTCTCGCCGGAATGGTGGAACTTGTTCCCACCTATCGATCCGTCACCGTCTACTTTGATCCGTTACGGACCGACGCGGCAACACTTAGCCGGGAGATCCAAGCCATCATCACTCGCAGAATCAATGCGCCCTCTCGACCTCACACCACCCACCTCATTCCCGTGTGGTACGGCGGGGCTGCAGGGCCAGACTTGCTCGACCTGGCACAACAGGCTAATCTGACCCAGGCGGAAGCCAGCAGACTTCATGCCTCTGTGACGTATCGCGTCTACATGTTGGGATTTAGTCCGGGATTTCCCTATCTGGGCACCGTACCGGAACGCATCGCTGCACCGCGCCTTCCGACACCACGGAGGCACGTCGCCGCTGGTTCCGTCGGTATTGCAGGAACACAAACCGGGATTTATCCGCAGACCAGCCCAGGCGGTTGGCGCATCATCGGTCGAACACCGGTGCATCTGTTCAGACTCAGCAGACCCAAGCCATTCTTGTTGGATCCCGGTGACGTGGTTCGGTTCGTTCCGATCGACGAAGATGAATTTCACAGGCTTTTCGACGAACAGCCATGA